AAAATAAACTAAAAAGTATCCTAAAAAATTCCTCTTATATATTTACACCATCAAAATGCTTTTCAGCTAATAATGCTTGTAGTTGAAGTCGCACCTACAGATGAGTTGAAACACACACCCAATTTAATATCAGAGATGTACATAAAGTTTGTTAACGACTTTGATGATGTTCCTTTAAGCGCTAGAAGAGTGGACACGAATAAATGTCAACAGAATCAGAGATATTGCAAGACAACAAAAGCTCGGTTTTATTCAAACGATATAGTTAACTACTTTTTGAAAGTTCACAGAAAATCAAAACTCTGTGAATATTTGTAACATCAAGAATATTTTTAACTAATTTTAAAAAGATAAAAATAAACAGAGAAAATTGTGGCTGATGATATTCGAACCCTGCACCAAAATGAATGCTTTTTCACCACTATACCAACTACACTGCAGAAGAACTTGACAGAAAAAGGCTGAAATAATTTAACTTATTCAAAGAGCCGGAAGCATATGCTTCCTTCGCTTGTACCCAGGGCCACTACTGGGTCACACACAACTTGAGATAGACTAATTCTTAATCTATCCAAAATACAAGAGCTGGGCTGAACTCTCAAGTCACTCACCAATCTTTCAAGCAAATGCAGTGAAGACACAGCTTTGCACTCGTTTCTTTTTCACTAAAAGCATACCTTAAACCTAACCCAAGGCTCAACATATATATATGTCTAACAAAATCATGATGTCTAACCCAAACCTAATATTATGTTTTTTAATATTGTGATAATACCTAATCTTCTTGTTTGCCAGCCAAGCAAACTTCTACAGCTAATGACAAGACGACACCTCATTCTTTAATAATGATCATTCCTCATATGTAACACGAACATGAAGCTCCATGATATGTCATGCACAAAAAGCTCTTTTTCCTAAGCTTATATTCTCCTCCTTTTTATCTGAATATGATATAATCTAAGAAACCTACAAAGAAACGCAAGAAGCCAAGCAGACACCACATACCAAGTCGTCCAGAGCTAATATATGCAAAAATTTAAAACAAGTCTGGTTTCAAATAACCATCTGAAACAAAGCATTGTTCCTGGGCAATAGGATACATACGTACGTTAAGAATAAGCTGAGATAGAGATATTGTACTCCTCGTACACAGACTGATTATTTTGAGATTAGAGATGACCCGAGCAATGTCATCTGCAAGGCACACTGAATGATTTAGATAAATATTTAGGATATTTCCAAATATTTATTATTTAGTTTATTAATTATTTAGATAATTATCTTTATTATTTTAGGGTTTTATGGTGTTTTTATATATAGCTGTCTAGGTTTAAGTTTGTATTTAGTTTATGATTTGATTAATAAAAGTTAAGAATTTTCTCTTTATTCTTTGTTTTCGGTAGATCATTGGTGATCTCAACGAATTTAATAAGACATTTCTTAGGTATTCTTAGACTAAATAAGATCTTTGTATTATTTTAGTTTTCCCGGTATTCTCAGAATCAACGGATCTCTATTACTATCATATTGTAGCTTTTGCTACATCAGGTGGTATCAGAACTAACACTTTGGTTTCTTAATCAAAGTTCGATTCTGTTTCCAGACGTGTTCATTGAAGGTACGTGTTATTTCATGGATTCATATCCATTTAATTTATTTGAAGATCTTTGCGAGGAGTTCAGAAAAATTTATGGTGATCCAATTTATGACACGTATGATGATGAGGATTTTTGTAAGATGATTTATGGTCCTCCAATCTATGACGATTATGTTGCTATCGTCGCGGAGGAAGCCGTAGAAATTGTCAACGTAAAAGATGGTATTGTTCTCCCAAAATTTGAGTTAGGCGCAGGATGCAACAATTGGGAAACTCAGACGTTGACTTGGACTTTTACAAAACAAAGTCCAATTGAAGGGTTGCTTAGAGATCAAGCTTTTAGATACAAGGGTGAGTATGCGGAATTGATTTGTACTCTGTCGGTGGCTTTTCCATATACGGCGCAGGGACATGTTCATACGTCTTTCTATATTATTATGGAGAGTGCCTGTATTCCACAATTCTTCATGGCACGTCTGATACATCGTTATGCAAAAGTCAACATTGATGAAGTATGTCAAAAATGCTTACTTGCGAGTCAAGAATTTTGTTATTGGATGGCTGGAAAAGACATATTATTTGAAGAACACGGTTAAGATTCGAGGACGAATCTTTCTAACCCATAGAGAATGACGTTTTATAACCCATAGAGAATGACGTAGATAAATATTTGGGATATTTCCAAATATTTATTATTTAGTTTATTAATTATTTAGATAATTCCCTAGACTATATTTGCGAAGTGATTTTACCACATGTCCTTTCTACAATCAATTTCACGAAACAAATATGATATGTCTACTAAAATTGATGACATGGCTTCCAAAAAAATATGACATGGATAATTTCATTTAATGTTGATTTATATTTTTGGCAAACTTATTAGAATATGGTAATAATTGATATATTACATTTAATATTGATATTTTTTTTTTGGTCATTTTTTTTTAAATATGGTAATAGCCCATACATCATCTATAAATAAAAATATTCATATATAACATTTCAAACTTGGAAATATTATTATTTTTGTATAATTATACAATTTGTATTACTAAAGCTTTCAAAAATTTCTACAATTTTTTAAAAATTTAAATATCTAATCGTAATATCATTAGTTTCTTATATATCTACAAATTTTATAAATATTGTTTAGGCTAATTTTCTGGTCCTCTAGACTATATTTGTGAAGTGATTTTGCCACATGTCATTTTTACAATCAATTTCACAAAACAAATATGACATGGCTACTAAAATTGATGACATGGCTTCCAGAAAAATATGACATGGATAATTTCATTTAATGTTGATTTATATTTTTGGCAAACTTATTAGAATATGGTAATAATTCATATATTACATTTAATATTGATATTTCTTTTTTGGTATTTTTTTTTTAAATATGGTAACAACCCATACATCATCTATAAATAAACATATTCATATATAACATTTCAAATTTTGAAATATTATTATTTTTGTATAATTATACAATTTGTATTACTAAAGCTTTCAAAAATTTCTACAATTTGTTAAAAATTTAAATATCTAATCGTAATATCCTTAGTTTCTTATATATCTACAAATTTTATAAATATTGTTTAGGCTAAATGTTTGATAATTACACAATGTTATATCATTTTTATTAGTTTTATACAAATTGATTTAATATATATCAAATCTATATTAAATATTAGTAAAAAAATAGTGAAATCTATAATATTTAATAAAATTTATTTTTAAATATAAGTTAGATTTAAAAAATTTCTTACTGCACAATTTCTTACTGCACATGGTGCAGTAAAACACCTAGTTATCTTTATTATTTTAGGGTTTTATGGTGTTTTTATATATAGCCGTCTAGGCTTAAGTTTGTATTCAGTTTATGATTTGATTAATAAAAGTTAAGAGTTTTCTCTTTATTCCTTGTTTTTGATAGATCATTGATCTCAACGAATTTAAGAATTGATCTTAGGTATTCTTAGACTAAATAAGATCCTTGTAATATTCTAGTTTTCCGAGTATTCTCAGAATCAACGGATCTCTAGTCCTATCATATTGTAGCTTCCGCTACATCAGTGAGCTAGGGTCAGCCCATGATCTTCGACCAGCCTTGGTATCTCTTACCACTGGATTTGGAAGTCCAGTCGTATCGCTTGAGTTTGGTGGAACAATTCACTAGATCATAAGGACTTGCTAAATCATAATCGAAAAGATGATTTGCCTCTTCTTATCGTCAGTCTTATGAGCCATTTTCATGATTTAGTCATACACCAACTTCCCAAAGTTGAACCTTTTTTGCTGATGAAGCATGTAAAGGAATTTGAGATGCTCTTGATTCATTGCAGTGTAGCTTGTCGTAGGGATCTACTTTGAGCAGACGAGCTTGTAGAGCACTTGATTCGTCAAGGTTAAGAACTTGGATCTCATGTTTTCCAACGTTTTGACACGATTATCAGTGAGATATCCACACACTCGATCAATATTCTCGAGGCTCCATTCAATCGTCGTCCAAGTCAGAGATGCAATACATGGAGTTGATCAAACTCGGAGAGAACTATACTAAGGAGCCTCTGACATACACATCGACCCCATCAGCTCTTTCCTCAGCATCCATAATATTTGAAATGAACTTTCTTATCACGGTTGGGTAGAAAGGATCAGCATCGATCACAGTATAGTTCAATCCAGCCGTAACAATTACATCCTTAACATCTACAAGCTTCTCATCGATAAGAGGGAGACTGGGCTGAATGCGGTACTTACGGGTGACCTGTACCTTTCAACAGAAGTTTTGGTAGAGAACCGAGAGCGCTGAGAGGTTTGACTCTTGGTCGCAACAGATCCGAATTCTCGCGAGGAGAGACTGGAAGGTTTGTCAAATTTTCTCGTGCCTAGGGCCTTGCTGAGGAATGGATTGGAATCCTTAGCTGAGTCGTCTTCAGAAGAAGCAAGAGACTCGACTTTTGGTTCTGGAGATTTTGTTAGGAGAAGCCTTTTCCTTGCGGTGTCGTTTGAGAGAGCCTGAGGTGGCAGACTTACGGCTTGGGCTGATTCTCCGTCGTTCATGGTGCCACTCGAGCAAGTGATTCGGCGGACAGGTTGCATGTTGCAATCGGAGACCCGAAAGGCTATTGAAATCCAATGGTTTGGTGAAGATATCAGCTAGTTGTTAGTCTGAAGAAATCTGTTAAATGACAACAAGTTTTTCCTCTACTGTCTGATACAAAAATACCTAGGAGATCGTTGTTATCTTTAAGTAACTTAGAACTTAGGTGGTTAGTCTTGCCAACTAAGACTAGATGATTTTCCACTTTGTTCTATTGTTCCTTACTGTTTTGAAAGATTTGAACTGATCTCTTGTACAACTCTTCATAGCTTAATCAATAAAACGCTTTGTGCAACCCTACTCATTTTTGTCATTTTCTTGTTCATGTGATAATCGAGAAACTTCAGTTTTCAGGAATAAACTGTGTAATTAAAATTTTGATTGTGCGAGTTTTGACATCAACAAATAGATAAACTGAGAGAGAGGTATATAATGGATGGAAAATGAAACCATAATATGAGGTTTATATGGATATTTTGATAGATTGATTTGCGATGACTCAGTTTGTAAGATGGATCATCAGCTACATATGTAGGTGTGGAAAGTGAGGGTAGCTCAGTGATTGACGTTCTTGAACCCAGAGTTGGGTCGCAACAAGAATGGAGATGCATAGCATTACAATAGGAGTGTGTTTTCTCCCTACTTCAAGATTTCAAACACAAAAAAGAAATATAAAGTGAAAGAGGAAATTAACTGCGCCAAAACACACAGATCATCACAACAAGAGTGGCAAAACAATACAACAAAAGAGAATTTTTCACGCCATTACAATGGTAATTAATTTAAAACGACATAGAGATGATTATTAATATAGTAGATATCATTAGGAAAGGGATGCTTATGTTAAAAAAAATAGTGAAAGATCCTTTTGAACCAGTCATGTCTGTATGAAGTCAGAATATGCCCGATAATGAATCCACAGAATACACCAGGTACATAGGCTATTCCAGCTGCAATCCAGCTCAATACTTGATCTTCTTCTTTATCTTTGTTTATTGTAGCTTCTTCTCCTCCACTGCAGGTTTTCAGAAGAGGAGCACCGCATAGCCCAGGGTTCTGTAGGAATGAAGAACTATCCTGGCTTTGAATTTGAGTGCCTTGTGGTATTGGACCTTCGAGGTTGTTGTAAGAGAAGTTCATCCAAGCTAGAAACGTAAGTTTACCGAGCTCCGGTGGGATTTTTCCGGATAATCTATTTCTGGATAGATCCAGTGATTGGAGATTGGTCAAGTTCGACAGAGATGGTGGAATATGGCCTATGAAAGCGTTGTTTGACATGTTGAGCACAATCATCTCCTTGAGTAAACCGATGGATTTGGGGATTTCTCCTTTGAATCTGTTTCCTGAAACATCGATGCTTTTGTAGATATTGAAACTAGTACCAAGCAACTTCATCTCCAAACCTTTGTTAGCCAGGACCACCGACTTAACATAGTTTGAGAAGCCAATTCCTATAAACCTTTTCTGCTTGTTATCTGGAGTGTATACACCAGATGACATTTCACTCCAACCAGAGAAGTAATCTGATGGCAAGGCTCCAGAGAAGAGATTTTTAGAAATGTCAAAGATTCTCAGCTTGGGGAAATTAATAGAACCTTCTGGAGAATATATTGGCCCATGGAACTCGTTTGAACGAAGGACAAGAAACTGCAAACCAGGCAACACTCTCAACCAGAAAGGAAACGTGTCATTGAACTTGTTTTCTTCAACATTCAGAAACTCGAGGCCAGTGCAGTTCATCAGAGACTTAGGAAATTCTCCTGATAACTGATTGTGACCAACGTCTAGTGAAATCAAGCCGATGCTAACAGATTCCTCTGGAAATTCACCAGAGAGTCTGTTATTCTGAAGATGCAAGACGGTAAGCTTTGTATTGAACTTCTCAAAACACCGAGGTATAGAACCGCTGAAGTTGTTGTTGGATAAAACAAGTGTTTCAAGAGAATCCAGTTCGCAAATTGTCTTCAGAATCTCACCTGAAAACTGATTATCGGAGGCTGAAAGAAACGTTATTGATTTTGGCAACAAAGGAAATGGATCCTGAAAAGCGTTCGAACTTATATCAAGCAAATATATTTCATTTCTTTGAAAAACATCCGCTGGTCCATCAAAACCAGTAAATGAATTCAGAGAAAAGTCTACATACGCTAATCCTGGGAGACTCCATAACCACGCTGGTACTTGCCCTTTTATTTGATTCTGAGAAATATCTAAGTAGAACAAACTGGTTTGCGTTCGTAGAAACTTGGGGAACTCAGAAATATTGCAGGATGCTACAGCCAATGATCCAATGGGTGAGACCAGATGGAGAGTTGAACTGAACTTCACAGTATTTCGTGAAAGACTTAGTATGCTTAGTGACTCGAAATGCGAGAAGAGACTCATGTCGACAATACTTCTTGTATTAAGAGTGGAGATGTCAAGGGACGTAAGTGACTTGAGATGCAAGAAGATGCTGAGATCGACATCGCCCCTGAGTGTGTCCCAAAAAGAGAGGTCGAGAGAAGAGAGCTCGACTAGTTTTGATATAAATCCCGGGATTGGCCCACTGAGCCTGTTTCCTCCAAGGCTTAAAGTTTGAAGTTTAGATGGTGAAGAGATATTCCCAATCTCAAGGAGACTGTTGAAATGATTCCTTTCCAGTTTAAGATGGATCAACGAAGGGATCATGAAAAGAGACGACGGAACAAATCCAGAAAATAAATTCGAACCAATATCAAAGTACTCCAGTTTGGAGAGGCTACTCATGTTAGATGGGAGCGTACCTTCCAGCTGGTTGGAAACAAGGTTGATCGCAGTGAGCTCGGTCAAATTGAGTAACGCATGATGAAAGTTCCCGCTGAGCTTGCTCGATGCAACTAGCAACTTTGTTAGTTGTTTTAAGTTGCCGAGTGAAACTGGTAGTTCACCGGTGAAACCATTACCATCAAGTTCAAGAACAGTGAGATCAGAAAGATTTCCGAGCGATGAAGGAAGCTTTCCAAATAAATTGCATCCAGAAAGTCCCAAAACCCTCAGATATTTGAGGTCGCCGATGGAATCTGGTAGAATGCCGGCAAGATTATTGGAGCTAAGATCGAGGATCTGAAGATGCTGTAGTTTAAACAGACCACTACTAGATCTTAAAGGGCCATTGAGAGAACTGCCCCAGAGATTTAACTCAGCAACATTGCCCGTCTTAGGATCACAAGTGATACCATCCCAAGAACAGCAATCACTGTTGTTTCTCCAGGTCTGTGTCTTCTCGTCGGCAGCCATCCCACTGAGAGGGAACTCACTCTTGAACTCCCAAAGCGCATTCCTCTGGTCTTGACGGCACAAGTGCTTAGGAGGTGAAGAACCGCAAACAAGTATTGAGTGAGAAAGAGAAAATATTAAACACAAGCTCCATACTATTATCTTCCTCGCACAACAAGAATGCATCGTGTTTTTTTTTTCTTCTTTGGTTTTCTTTTATCTTTTTTTCTTTGTTTTTGTTTTGTTTTTGTTTTGGCGGTGAAAGTGGAGAAAAAGCTAGACTTATATAACAAGTCTCCTGTGAAGACTTTTTGTAGAAAAGTC
This sequence is a window from Brassica oleracea var. oleracea cultivar TO1000 chromosome C1, BOL, whole genome shotgun sequence. Protein-coding genes within it:
- the LOC106327497 gene encoding receptor-like protein 12 — its product is MHSCCARKIIVWSLCLIFSLSHSILVCGSSPPKHLCRQDQRNALWEFKSEFPLSGMAADEKTQTWRNNSDCCSWDGITCDPKTGNVAELNLWGSSLNGPLRSSSGLFKLQHLQILDLSSNNLAGILPDSIGDLKYLRVLGLSGCNLFGKLPSSLGNLSDLTVLELDGNGFTGELPVSLGNLKQLTKLLVASSKLSGNFHHALLNLTELTAINLVSNQLEGTLPSNMSSLSKLEYFDIGSNLFSGFVPSSLFMIPSLIHLKLERNHFNSLLEIGNISSPSKLQTLSLGGNRLSGPIPGFISKLVELSSLDLSFWDTLRGDVDLSIFLHLKSLTSLDISTLNTRSIVDMSLFSHFESLSILSLSRNTVKFSSTLHLVSPIGSLAVASCNISEFPKFLRTQTSLFYLDISQNQIKGQVPAWLWSLPGLAYVDFSLNSFTGFDGPADVFQRNEIYLLDISSNAFQDPFPLLPKSITFLSASDNQFSGEILKTICELDSLETLVLSNNNFSGSIPRCFEKFNTKLTVLHLQNNRLSGEFPEESVSIGLISLDVGHNQLSGEFPKSLMNCTGLEFLNVEENKFNDTFPFWLRVLPGLQFLVLRSNEFHGPIYSPEGSINFPKLRIFDISKNLFSGALPSDYFSGWSEMSSGVYTPDNKQKRFIGIGFSNYVKSVVLANKGLEMKLLGTSFNIYKSIDVSGNRFKGEIPKSIGLLKEMIVLNMSNNAFIGHIPPSLSNLTNLQSLDLSRNRLSGKIPPELGKLTFLAWMNFSYNNLEGPIPQGTQIQSQDSSSFLQNPGLCGAPLLKTCSGGEEATINKDKEEDQVLSWIAAGIAYVPGVFCGFIIGHILTSYRHDWFKRIFHYFF